A region from the Drosophila ananassae strain 14024-0371.13 chromosome 2L, ASM1763931v2, whole genome shotgun sequence genome encodes:
- the LOC6501470 gene encoding basic proline-rich protein isoform X5 — protein sequence MYGTAKERSQAEYVGVTENSGQDYGLRQTYEQPRQITDSAVDRPKQEPRSPSYEPDAVSMERPKPQLRSQLTSDYLYGSNSTADRPFYEAQEASKQQQLLNSSQQQQQLRTQQIADNQPPSGALDRPLFEDRARQPLRQPLQPTAYNAPPPTERTNPPKTTTIKTPNLKLQTKPNPEYVRPPQNFVLPPQMRPPGVGPPQPQPRPPFAGARPMVGMGPRPPMPPNMAPRPGQMPPPLRSTDSKSNLLMGPPMRPGMPPPQLSQQNLQQARLPNSGGPLSPPGQGPPRPPGGFNWNPPAGAPGMPPGARPPQNMTRPPPPTFARPLPGQPLQAPFRPPFNQQPPMPQQQQQPPQMQQQHMQQQQQPPQLLRPLSAAGSHSNNNDDDDDVIMGPAVTPLKSFNMKADPMGSPLLEETEPPFETSPPAIDSRKGPGFKGDNDSGVDESTQEKDRNGPNSPSSPVKTPTSTSSKPDKSGTSRPPSATPSNKSAPKSRSASKNRLLLKTPEPEPVKKVPMNKVQVGHAPSPNLKAVRSKIGSLDNATYKPGGGHVKIESKKLDIKAAPRIEAKNDKYAPKGGEKKIVTTKLQWNAKSKIGSLENAAHKPGGGDKKIETLKMDFKDKAKSKVGSKDNVKHQPGGGDIKDNNPKDIQTQKLEIKAQSKVGSLDNVKHKPGGGEKKIFDDKDYLKNVEHSVALTTPPTQFAAQGRLIATIHLEFGLCKPDCSPLPSMTASGADENLNQQS from the exons ATGTACGGCACGGCAAAGGAGCGCTCCCAAGCGGAGTACGTTGGTGTTACCGAAAACTCTGGCCAGGATTATGGCCTGCGCCAAACTTACGAGCAGCCACGACAGATCACTGACTCTGCAGTAGATCGTCCGAAACAAGAACCTAGATCTCCTTCTTACGAGCCGGATGCTGTCTCCATGGAACGACCTAAACCACAGCTAAGATCTCAGCTGACGTCTGATTATCTCTACGGGAGCAATTCTACAGCAGATCGTCCTTTTTATGAAGCACAAGAGGCATcgaagcagcagcaactttTGAATAGCtcccagcaacagcaacaactacGAACTCAGCAGATTGCCGACAACCAACCTCCAAGTGGAGCCCTAGATCGTCCTTTGTTCGAGGACCGAGCACGTCAACCTCTTAGGCAACCGCTACAACCCACCGCTTATAATGCACCACCGCCTACAGAACGCACCAATCCACCAAAAACCACAACCATAAAAACTCCCAATCTCAAGCTCCAAACGAAGCCCAATCCAGAGTATGTACGACCGCCTCAGAACTTTGTCTTGCCACCGCAGATGCGTCCACCGGGTGTGGGGCCGCCGCAGCCACAACCGCGTCCCCCATTCGCTGGAGCTCGTCCCATGGTGGGTATGGGTCCGCGTCCGCCCATGCCACCCAACATGGCACCCAGGCCGGGTCAGATGCCACCTCCTTTGCGGAGCACGGACAGCAAGAGCAACCTGCTGATGGGTCCACCGATGAGACCGGGAATGCCACCACCGCAACTCAGTCAGCAAAATCTGCAGCAGGCCCGCCTGCCTAATTCCGGAGGTCCTCTCAGTCCACCCGGACAAGGTCCCCCTCGACCGCCCGGTGGCTTCAATTGGAATCCCCCGGCTGGAGCACCTGGCATGCCGCCTGGAGCCAGACCGCCACAGAATATGACGCGACCGCCGCCGCCAACATTTGCCCGCCCTCTGCCGGGTCAACCACTGCAGGCGCCATTCCGACCACCCTTCAATCAGCAACCGCCCatgccacagcagcagcaacagccaccacaaatgcagcagcaacacatgcaacagcagcaacagccaccGCAACTACTACGCCCACTTTCAGCGGCGGGCTcccacagcaacaacaatgacgacgacgatgacgtGATCATGGGCCCGGCAGTGACTCCTCTCAAGTCATTCAACATGAAGGCCGATCCCATGGGCTCCCCGTTGCTGGAGGAGACGGAGCCACCATTCGAGACGAGCCCCCCGGCCATAGACTCCAGGAAGGGGCCGGGTTTCA AAGGCGACAATGACAGCGGTGTGGATGAATCGACTCAGGAGAAG GATCGCAACGGACCCAACTCGCCCAGCTCGCCGGTGAAAACTCCCACATCGACCTCATCGAAGCCGGACAAGTCGGGCACCTCGCGTCCTCCGAGTGCCACGCCCTCGAACAAATCCGCTCCCAAGTCGCGCAGCGCCTCCAAGAATCGCTTGCTCCTCAAGACACCAGAGCCCGAGCCAGTCAAGAAAG TTCCAATGAACAAGGTACAAGTTGGACATGCACCTTCGCCCAATCTGAAGGCTGTACGCTCCAAAATTGGATCGTTGGATAATGCCACCTACAAGCCAGGTGGTGGCCATGTGAAAATCGAGTCCAAGAAGCTGGACATTAAGGCAGCACCACGCATCGAGGCCAAGAACGACAAGTATGCGCCCAAGGGCGGTGAGAAGAAG ATAGTTACAACAAAGTTGCAGTGGAATGCGAAGTCGAAAATCGGTTCGCTGGAGAATGCCGCCCACAAGCCAGGGGGCGGGGACAAGAAGATCGAGACCCTGAAGATGGACTTTAAGGACAAGGCCAAGTCGAAGGTCGGCTCCAAGGACAACGTGAAACATCAACCCGGTGGCGGTGATATCAAG GATAACAACCCCAAGGAT ATTCAAACGCAAAAACTAGAAATTAAGGCACAAAGCAAAGTTGGCTCTTTGGATAATGTAAAGCACAAGCCCGGTGGCGGTGAAAAGAAGATTTTCGATGATAAGgattatttgaaaaatgttgaACACTCTGTTGCACTGACAACACCACCAACACAG TTTGCGGCGCAAGGGCGCTTGATTGCCACGATCCATCTAGAATTCGGTCTCTGTAAACCAGACTGT AGTCCACTACCATCCATGACGGCTTCTGGCGCTgatgaaaatttaaatcaacaaAGCTAA
- the LOC6501470 gene encoding microtubule-associated protein 4 isoform X11: MSDTDAMRPPGVGPPQPQPRPPFAGARPMVGMGPRPPMPPNMAPRPGQMPPPLRSTDSKSNLLMGPPMRPGMPPPQLSQQNLQQARLPNSGGPLSPPGQGPPRPPGGFNWNPPAGAPGMPPGARPPQNMTRPPPPTFARPLPGQPLQAPFRPPFNQQPPMPQQQQQPPQMQQQHMQQQQQPPQLLRPLSAAGSHSNNNDDDDDVIMGPAVTPLKSFNMKADPMGSPLLEETEPPFETSPPAIDSRKGPGFKGDNDSGVDESTQEKDRNGPNSPSSPVKTPTSTSSKPDKSGTSRPPSATPSNKSAPKSRSASKNRLLLKTPEPEPVKKVPMNKVQVGHAPSPNLKAVRSKIGSLDNATYKPGGGHVKIESKKLDIKAAPRIEAKNDKYAPKGGEKKIVTTKLQWNAKSKIGSLENAAHKPGGGDKKIETLKMDFKDKAKSKVGSKDNVKHQPGGGDIKDNNPKDIQTQKLEIKAQSKVGSLDNVKHKPGGGEKKIFDDKDYLKNVEHSVALTTPPTQFAAQGRLIATIHLEFGLCKPDCYWKAPRIQRATTLTSSMSLPAECLVLSVSMPSLNSETKRPKSAGPKKKPGQAVHSKPFRLY; this comes from the exons ATGAGCGACACCGATGCG ATGCGTCCACCGGGTGTGGGGCCGCCGCAGCCACAACCGCGTCCCCCATTCGCTGGAGCTCGTCCCATGGTGGGTATGGGTCCGCGTCCGCCCATGCCACCCAACATGGCACCCAGGCCGGGTCAGATGCCACCTCCTTTGCGGAGCACGGACAGCAAGAGCAACCTGCTGATGGGTCCACCGATGAGACCGGGAATGCCACCACCGCAACTCAGTCAGCAAAATCTGCAGCAGGCCCGCCTGCCTAATTCCGGAGGTCCTCTCAGTCCACCCGGACAAGGTCCCCCTCGACCGCCCGGTGGCTTCAATTGGAATCCCCCGGCTGGAGCACCTGGCATGCCGCCTGGAGCCAGACCGCCACAGAATATGACGCGACCGCCGCCGCCAACATTTGCCCGCCCTCTGCCGGGTCAACCACTGCAGGCGCCATTCCGACCACCCTTCAATCAGCAACCGCCCatgccacagcagcagcaacagccaccacaaatgcagcagcaacacatgcaacagcagcaacagccaccGCAACTACTACGCCCACTTTCAGCGGCGGGCTcccacagcaacaacaatgacgacgacgatgacgtGATCATGGGCCCGGCAGTGACTCCTCTCAAGTCATTCAACATGAAGGCCGATCCCATGGGCTCCCCGTTGCTGGAGGAGACGGAGCCACCATTCGAGACGAGCCCCCCGGCCATAGACTCCAGGAAGGGGCCGGGTTTCA AAGGCGACAATGACAGCGGTGTGGATGAATCGACTCAGGAGAAG GATCGCAACGGACCCAACTCGCCCAGCTCGCCGGTGAAAACTCCCACATCGACCTCATCGAAGCCGGACAAGTCGGGCACCTCGCGTCCTCCGAGTGCCACGCCCTCGAACAAATCCGCTCCCAAGTCGCGCAGCGCCTCCAAGAATCGCTTGCTCCTCAAGACACCAGAGCCCGAGCCAGTCAAGAAAG TTCCAATGAACAAGGTACAAGTTGGACATGCACCTTCGCCCAATCTGAAGGCTGTACGCTCCAAAATTGGATCGTTGGATAATGCCACCTACAAGCCAGGTGGTGGCCATGTGAAAATCGAGTCCAAGAAGCTGGACATTAAGGCAGCACCACGCATCGAGGCCAAGAACGACAAGTATGCGCCCAAGGGCGGTGAGAAGAAG ATAGTTACAACAAAGTTGCAGTGGAATGCGAAGTCGAAAATCGGTTCGCTGGAGAATGCCGCCCACAAGCCAGGGGGCGGGGACAAGAAGATCGAGACCCTGAAGATGGACTTTAAGGACAAGGCCAAGTCGAAGGTCGGCTCCAAGGACAACGTGAAACATCAACCCGGTGGCGGTGATATCAAG GATAACAACCCCAAGGAT ATTCAAACGCAAAAACTAGAAATTAAGGCACAAAGCAAAGTTGGCTCTTTGGATAATGTAAAGCACAAGCCCGGTGGCGGTGAAAAGAAGATTTTCGATGATAAGgattatttgaaaaatgttgaACACTCTGTTGCACTGACAACACCACCAACACAG TTTGCGGCGCAAGGGCGCTTGATTGCCACGATCCATCTAGAATTCGGTCTCTGTAAACCAGACTGT TATTGGAAGGCGCCCCGCATCCAACGCGCCACCACACTTACCTCGTCCATGTCCCTGCCAGCCGAGTGCCTGGTGCTCTCCGTCTCCATGCCCTCGCTCAACTCGGAAACCAAGCGCCCCAAGAGCGCTGGCCCCAAGAAGAAGCCAGGACAGGCCGTCCACTCGAAGCCATTCCGTTTGTACTAG
- the LOC6501470 gene encoding basic proline-rich protein isoform X3, with the protein MYGTAKERSQAEYVGVTENSGQDYGLRQTYEQPRQITDSAVDRPKQEPRSPSYEPDAVSMERPKPQLRSQLTSDYLYGSNSTADRPFYEAQEASKQQQLLNSSQQQQQLRTQQIADNQPPSGALDRPLFEDRARQPLRQPLQPTAYNAPPPTERTNPPKTTTIKTPNLKLQTKPNPEYVRPPQNFVLPPQMRPPGVGPPQPQPRPPFAGARPMVGMGPRPPMPPNMAPRPGQMPPPLRSTDSKSNLLMGPPMRPGMPPPQLSQQNLQQARLPNSGGPLSPPGQGPPRPPGGFNWNPPAGAPGMPPGARPPQNMTRPPPPTFARPLPGQPLQAPFRPPFNQQPPMPQQQQQPPQMQQQHMQQQQQPPQLLRPLSAAGSHSNNNDDDDDVIMGPAVTPLKSFNMKADPMGSPLLEETEPPFETSPPAIDSRKGPGFKGDNDSGVDESTQEKDRNGPNSPSSPVKTPTSTSSKPDKSGTSRPPSATPSNKSAPKSRSASKNRLLLKTPEPEPVKKVPMNKVQVGHAPSPNLKAVRSKIGSLDNATYKPGGGHVKIESKKLDIKAAPRIEAKNDKYAPKGGEKKIVTTKLQWNAKSKIGSLENAAHKPGGGDKKIETLKMDFKDKAKSKVGSKDNVKHQPGGGDIKDNNPKDIQTQKLEIKAQSKVGSLDNVKHKPGGGEKKIFDDKDYLKNVEHSVALTTPPTQYWKAPRIQRATTLTSSMSLPAECLVLSVSMPSLNSETKRPKSAGPKKKPGQAVHSKPFRLY; encoded by the exons ATGTACGGCACGGCAAAGGAGCGCTCCCAAGCGGAGTACGTTGGTGTTACCGAAAACTCTGGCCAGGATTATGGCCTGCGCCAAACTTACGAGCAGCCACGACAGATCACTGACTCTGCAGTAGATCGTCCGAAACAAGAACCTAGATCTCCTTCTTACGAGCCGGATGCTGTCTCCATGGAACGACCTAAACCACAGCTAAGATCTCAGCTGACGTCTGATTATCTCTACGGGAGCAATTCTACAGCAGATCGTCCTTTTTATGAAGCACAAGAGGCATcgaagcagcagcaactttTGAATAGCtcccagcaacagcaacaactacGAACTCAGCAGATTGCCGACAACCAACCTCCAAGTGGAGCCCTAGATCGTCCTTTGTTCGAGGACCGAGCACGTCAACCTCTTAGGCAACCGCTACAACCCACCGCTTATAATGCACCACCGCCTACAGAACGCACCAATCCACCAAAAACCACAACCATAAAAACTCCCAATCTCAAGCTCCAAACGAAGCCCAATCCAGAGTATGTACGACCGCCTCAGAACTTTGTCTTGCCACCGCAGATGCGTCCACCGGGTGTGGGGCCGCCGCAGCCACAACCGCGTCCCCCATTCGCTGGAGCTCGTCCCATGGTGGGTATGGGTCCGCGTCCGCCCATGCCACCCAACATGGCACCCAGGCCGGGTCAGATGCCACCTCCTTTGCGGAGCACGGACAGCAAGAGCAACCTGCTGATGGGTCCACCGATGAGACCGGGAATGCCACCACCGCAACTCAGTCAGCAAAATCTGCAGCAGGCCCGCCTGCCTAATTCCGGAGGTCCTCTCAGTCCACCCGGACAAGGTCCCCCTCGACCGCCCGGTGGCTTCAATTGGAATCCCCCGGCTGGAGCACCTGGCATGCCGCCTGGAGCCAGACCGCCACAGAATATGACGCGACCGCCGCCGCCAACATTTGCCCGCCCTCTGCCGGGTCAACCACTGCAGGCGCCATTCCGACCACCCTTCAATCAGCAACCGCCCatgccacagcagcagcaacagccaccacaaatgcagcagcaacacatgcaacagcagcaacagccaccGCAACTACTACGCCCACTTTCAGCGGCGGGCTcccacagcaacaacaatgacgacgacgatgacgtGATCATGGGCCCGGCAGTGACTCCTCTCAAGTCATTCAACATGAAGGCCGATCCCATGGGCTCCCCGTTGCTGGAGGAGACGGAGCCACCATTCGAGACGAGCCCCCCGGCCATAGACTCCAGGAAGGGGCCGGGTTTCA AAGGCGACAATGACAGCGGTGTGGATGAATCGACTCAGGAGAAG GATCGCAACGGACCCAACTCGCCCAGCTCGCCGGTGAAAACTCCCACATCGACCTCATCGAAGCCGGACAAGTCGGGCACCTCGCGTCCTCCGAGTGCCACGCCCTCGAACAAATCCGCTCCCAAGTCGCGCAGCGCCTCCAAGAATCGCTTGCTCCTCAAGACACCAGAGCCCGAGCCAGTCAAGAAAG TTCCAATGAACAAGGTACAAGTTGGACATGCACCTTCGCCCAATCTGAAGGCTGTACGCTCCAAAATTGGATCGTTGGATAATGCCACCTACAAGCCAGGTGGTGGCCATGTGAAAATCGAGTCCAAGAAGCTGGACATTAAGGCAGCACCACGCATCGAGGCCAAGAACGACAAGTATGCGCCCAAGGGCGGTGAGAAGAAG ATAGTTACAACAAAGTTGCAGTGGAATGCGAAGTCGAAAATCGGTTCGCTGGAGAATGCCGCCCACAAGCCAGGGGGCGGGGACAAGAAGATCGAGACCCTGAAGATGGACTTTAAGGACAAGGCCAAGTCGAAGGTCGGCTCCAAGGACAACGTGAAACATCAACCCGGTGGCGGTGATATCAAG GATAACAACCCCAAGGAT ATTCAAACGCAAAAACTAGAAATTAAGGCACAAAGCAAAGTTGGCTCTTTGGATAATGTAAAGCACAAGCCCGGTGGCGGTGAAAAGAAGATTTTCGATGATAAGgattatttgaaaaatgttgaACACTCTGTTGCACTGACAACACCACCAACACAG TATTGGAAGGCGCCCCGCATCCAACGCGCCACCACACTTACCTCGTCCATGTCCCTGCCAGCCGAGTGCCTGGTGCTCTCCGTCTCCATGCCCTCGCTCAACTCGGAAACCAAGCGCCCCAAGAGCGCTGGCCCCAAGAAGAAGCCAGGACAGGCCGTCCACTCGAAGCCATTCCGTTTGTACTAG
- the LOC6501470 gene encoding basic proline-rich protein isoform X9, whose protein sequence is MYGTAKERSQAEYVGVTENSGQDYGLRQTYEQPRQITDSAVDRPKQEPRSPSYEPDAVSMERPKPQLRSQLTSDYLYGSNSTADRPFYEAQEASKQQQLLNSSQQQQQLRTQQIADNQPPSGALDRPLFEDRARQPLRQPLQPTAYNAPPPTERTNPPKTTTIKTPNLKLQTKPNPEYVRPPQNFVLPPQMRPPGVGPPQPQPRPPFAGARPMVGMGPRPPMPPNMAPRPGQMPPPLRSTDSKSNLLMGPPMRPGMPPPQLSQQNLQQARLPNSGGPLSPPGQGPPRPPGGFNWNPPAGAPGMPPGARPPQNMTRPPPPTFARPLPGQPLQAPFRPPFNQQPPMPQQQQQPPQMQQQHMQQQQQPPQLLRPLSAAGSHSNNNDDDDDVIMGPAVTPLKSFNMKADPMGSPLLEETEPPFETSPPAIDSRKGPGFKGDNDSGVDESTQEKDRNGPNSPSSPVKTPTSTSSKPDKSGTSRPPSATPSNKSAPKSRSASKNRLLLKTPEPEPVKKVPMNKVQVGHAPSPNLKAVRSKIGSLDNATYKPGGGHVKIESKKLDIKAAPRIEAKNDKYAPKGGEKKIVTTKLQWNAKSKIGSLENAAHKPGGGDKKIETLKMDFKDKAKSKVGSKDNVKHQPGGGDIKDNNPKDSPLPSMTASGADENLNQQS, encoded by the exons ATGTACGGCACGGCAAAGGAGCGCTCCCAAGCGGAGTACGTTGGTGTTACCGAAAACTCTGGCCAGGATTATGGCCTGCGCCAAACTTACGAGCAGCCACGACAGATCACTGACTCTGCAGTAGATCGTCCGAAACAAGAACCTAGATCTCCTTCTTACGAGCCGGATGCTGTCTCCATGGAACGACCTAAACCACAGCTAAGATCTCAGCTGACGTCTGATTATCTCTACGGGAGCAATTCTACAGCAGATCGTCCTTTTTATGAAGCACAAGAGGCATcgaagcagcagcaactttTGAATAGCtcccagcaacagcaacaactacGAACTCAGCAGATTGCCGACAACCAACCTCCAAGTGGAGCCCTAGATCGTCCTTTGTTCGAGGACCGAGCACGTCAACCTCTTAGGCAACCGCTACAACCCACCGCTTATAATGCACCACCGCCTACAGAACGCACCAATCCACCAAAAACCACAACCATAAAAACTCCCAATCTCAAGCTCCAAACGAAGCCCAATCCAGAGTATGTACGACCGCCTCAGAACTTTGTCTTGCCACCGCAGATGCGTCCACCGGGTGTGGGGCCGCCGCAGCCACAACCGCGTCCCCCATTCGCTGGAGCTCGTCCCATGGTGGGTATGGGTCCGCGTCCGCCCATGCCACCCAACATGGCACCCAGGCCGGGTCAGATGCCACCTCCTTTGCGGAGCACGGACAGCAAGAGCAACCTGCTGATGGGTCCACCGATGAGACCGGGAATGCCACCACCGCAACTCAGTCAGCAAAATCTGCAGCAGGCCCGCCTGCCTAATTCCGGAGGTCCTCTCAGTCCACCCGGACAAGGTCCCCCTCGACCGCCCGGTGGCTTCAATTGGAATCCCCCGGCTGGAGCACCTGGCATGCCGCCTGGAGCCAGACCGCCACAGAATATGACGCGACCGCCGCCGCCAACATTTGCCCGCCCTCTGCCGGGTCAACCACTGCAGGCGCCATTCCGACCACCCTTCAATCAGCAACCGCCCatgccacagcagcagcaacagccaccacaaatgcagcagcaacacatgcaacagcagcaacagccaccGCAACTACTACGCCCACTTTCAGCGGCGGGCTcccacagcaacaacaatgacgacgacgatgacgtGATCATGGGCCCGGCAGTGACTCCTCTCAAGTCATTCAACATGAAGGCCGATCCCATGGGCTCCCCGTTGCTGGAGGAGACGGAGCCACCATTCGAGACGAGCCCCCCGGCCATAGACTCCAGGAAGGGGCCGGGTTTCA AAGGCGACAATGACAGCGGTGTGGATGAATCGACTCAGGAGAAG GATCGCAACGGACCCAACTCGCCCAGCTCGCCGGTGAAAACTCCCACATCGACCTCATCGAAGCCGGACAAGTCGGGCACCTCGCGTCCTCCGAGTGCCACGCCCTCGAACAAATCCGCTCCCAAGTCGCGCAGCGCCTCCAAGAATCGCTTGCTCCTCAAGACACCAGAGCCCGAGCCAGTCAAGAAAG TTCCAATGAACAAGGTACAAGTTGGACATGCACCTTCGCCCAATCTGAAGGCTGTACGCTCCAAAATTGGATCGTTGGATAATGCCACCTACAAGCCAGGTGGTGGCCATGTGAAAATCGAGTCCAAGAAGCTGGACATTAAGGCAGCACCACGCATCGAGGCCAAGAACGACAAGTATGCGCCCAAGGGCGGTGAGAAGAAG ATAGTTACAACAAAGTTGCAGTGGAATGCGAAGTCGAAAATCGGTTCGCTGGAGAATGCCGCCCACAAGCCAGGGGGCGGGGACAAGAAGATCGAGACCCTGAAGATGGACTTTAAGGACAAGGCCAAGTCGAAGGTCGGCTCCAAGGACAACGTGAAACATCAACCCGGTGGCGGTGATATCAAG GATAACAACCCCAAGGAT AGTCCACTACCATCCATGACGGCTTCTGGCGCTgatgaaaatttaaatcaacaaAGCTAA
- the LOC6501470 gene encoding basic proline-rich protein isoform X8 produces the protein MYGTAKERSQAEYVGVTENSGQDYGLRQTYEQPRQITDSAVDRPKQEPRSPSYEPDAVSMERPKPQLRSQLTSDYLYGSNSTADRPFYEAQEASKQQQLLNSSQQQQQLRTQQIADNQPPSGALDRPLFEDRARQPLRQPLQPTAYNAPPPTERTNPPKTTTIKTPNLKLQTKPNPEYVRPPQNFVLPPQMRPPGVGPPQPQPRPPFAGARPMVGMGPRPPMPPNMAPRPGQMPPPLRSTDSKSNLLMGPPMRPGMPPPQLSQQNLQQARLPNSGGPLSPPGQGPPRPPGGFNWNPPAGAPGMPPGARPPQNMTRPPPPTFARPLPGQPLQAPFRPPFNQQPPMPQQQQQPPQMQQQHMQQQQQPPQLLRPLSAAGSHSNNNDDDDDVIMGPAVTPLKSFNMKADPMGSPLLEETEPPFETSPPAIDSRKGPGFKGDNDSGVDESTQEKDRNGPNSPSSPVKTPTSTSSKPDKSGTSRPPSATPSNKSAPKSRSASKNRLLLKTPEPEPVKKVPMNKVQVGHAPSPNLKAVRSKIGSLDNATYKPGGGHVKIESKKLDIKAAPRIEAKNDKYAPKGGEKKIVTTKLQWNAKSKIGSLENAAHKPGGGDKKIETLKMDFKDKAKSKVGSKDNVKHQPGGGDIKNFGRKMNIIYGEGSKIVNQCANNKRLDENLYNEEE, from the exons ATGTACGGCACGGCAAAGGAGCGCTCCCAAGCGGAGTACGTTGGTGTTACCGAAAACTCTGGCCAGGATTATGGCCTGCGCCAAACTTACGAGCAGCCACGACAGATCACTGACTCTGCAGTAGATCGTCCGAAACAAGAACCTAGATCTCCTTCTTACGAGCCGGATGCTGTCTCCATGGAACGACCTAAACCACAGCTAAGATCTCAGCTGACGTCTGATTATCTCTACGGGAGCAATTCTACAGCAGATCGTCCTTTTTATGAAGCACAAGAGGCATcgaagcagcagcaactttTGAATAGCtcccagcaacagcaacaactacGAACTCAGCAGATTGCCGACAACCAACCTCCAAGTGGAGCCCTAGATCGTCCTTTGTTCGAGGACCGAGCACGTCAACCTCTTAGGCAACCGCTACAACCCACCGCTTATAATGCACCACCGCCTACAGAACGCACCAATCCACCAAAAACCACAACCATAAAAACTCCCAATCTCAAGCTCCAAACGAAGCCCAATCCAGAGTATGTACGACCGCCTCAGAACTTTGTCTTGCCACCGCAGATGCGTCCACCGGGTGTGGGGCCGCCGCAGCCACAACCGCGTCCCCCATTCGCTGGAGCTCGTCCCATGGTGGGTATGGGTCCGCGTCCGCCCATGCCACCCAACATGGCACCCAGGCCGGGTCAGATGCCACCTCCTTTGCGGAGCACGGACAGCAAGAGCAACCTGCTGATGGGTCCACCGATGAGACCGGGAATGCCACCACCGCAACTCAGTCAGCAAAATCTGCAGCAGGCCCGCCTGCCTAATTCCGGAGGTCCTCTCAGTCCACCCGGACAAGGTCCCCCTCGACCGCCCGGTGGCTTCAATTGGAATCCCCCGGCTGGAGCACCTGGCATGCCGCCTGGAGCCAGACCGCCACAGAATATGACGCGACCGCCGCCGCCAACATTTGCCCGCCCTCTGCCGGGTCAACCACTGCAGGCGCCATTCCGACCACCCTTCAATCAGCAACCGCCCatgccacagcagcagcaacagccaccacaaatgcagcagcaacacatgcaacagcagcaacagccaccGCAACTACTACGCCCACTTTCAGCGGCGGGCTcccacagcaacaacaatgacgacgacgatgacgtGATCATGGGCCCGGCAGTGACTCCTCTCAAGTCATTCAACATGAAGGCCGATCCCATGGGCTCCCCGTTGCTGGAGGAGACGGAGCCACCATTCGAGACGAGCCCCCCGGCCATAGACTCCAGGAAGGGGCCGGGTTTCA AAGGCGACAATGACAGCGGTGTGGATGAATCGACTCAGGAGAAG GATCGCAACGGACCCAACTCGCCCAGCTCGCCGGTGAAAACTCCCACATCGACCTCATCGAAGCCGGACAAGTCGGGCACCTCGCGTCCTCCGAGTGCCACGCCCTCGAACAAATCCGCTCCCAAGTCGCGCAGCGCCTCCAAGAATCGCTTGCTCCTCAAGACACCAGAGCCCGAGCCAGTCAAGAAAG TTCCAATGAACAAGGTACAAGTTGGACATGCACCTTCGCCCAATCTGAAGGCTGTACGCTCCAAAATTGGATCGTTGGATAATGCCACCTACAAGCCAGGTGGTGGCCATGTGAAAATCGAGTCCAAGAAGCTGGACATTAAGGCAGCACCACGCATCGAGGCCAAGAACGACAAGTATGCGCCCAAGGGCGGTGAGAAGAAG ATAGTTACAACAAAGTTGCAGTGGAATGCGAAGTCGAAAATCGGTTCGCTGGAGAATGCCGCCCACAAGCCAGGGGGCGGGGACAAGAAGATCGAGACCCTGAAGATGGACTTTAAGGACAAGGCCAAGTCGAAGGTCGGCTCCAAGGACAACGTGAAACATCAACCCGGTGGCGGTGATATCAAG AACTTTGGTAGAAAGATGAACATCATTTATGGCGAGGGTTCCAAAATTGTCAACCAATGCGCCAATAACAAGCGCCTGGATGAGAATTTGTATAATGAGGAGGAGTAG